A segment of the Allosaccharopolyspora coralli genome:
GCTAGCGCCTCCGATTGTGCCGCGCCCCCACGGCTCCCGTCAGTACCTCCGGCGCAACTCACCCTCGCCGCACCCACTCGGACGAGCGGTCCTAGGCTCGCCGCACCGAGTGATCTTGAGGGGAGTCGAATGGCGACCGGACCGACGCACGCCATGGTTCGTCGGCGCCGCGTCGTAGAGTGCCGCCGTGTCCACACGGCTGTTCTACGTCGACGATTCCGGGTCCGAGCAGACCGGCATCGCAGTGTACGGCTGGGTCGAGCTGGCTGTGCCCGACTGGAACGGCGTGCTGCGTGGCTGGCTGGACTTTCGTCACGAGCTTTACAGCACCCTCGGCATCCCCGCCGACTACGAGCTGCACGCCACGAAGTTCGTCGGCGGCCGCGGCCGACCCACCGGCACCGCCTGGGACGAGGTCAAGTCACACCGCGCGGTGGTCATGGGCCAAGCCCTGCGCGTGTTGGCCTGGTTGCCGGGCCTGTCGGTCGGTGCGGTGTACCGCCCCACCCCGCCCGGGACCAAGTACTACCTCAGCAAGGCGCACGCCTACGCCGAGCTCATCCGCCGCCTGGACGCACGCCTGGGAGCCGACCACGAACACGGGCTGCTCATCATGGACGGGGACGGTACCGACCCCACGTATCGGCTTGCGCACCGCGAACTCAAGCTCGACACACGCCAGCTGATCGAGGATCCGCTGTTCGAGGGCTCGCACCACAGCCAGTGGGTACAGATGGCCGACCTCGTCGCCTACACCGCCTACATGCACCTGGCGCGCATCCCCACCAAGGAACGCACCTGGGGTTGGTGGCGCGACTTCCTCGCCGCCGCAGCCGTGACCGGGCCGAACCCGCAGAACCTGCACGACCCCCAGTAAGAAGCTAGACCGGCACTTCCACGTACGTGGGGCCGGTCCGCACCACGCAGTATGACACGCCGACATGTCCGGACGCCACAGCAACCGCCCGGGCCCCGCCTGGACAGGAACAACGCCTTCTTGAAGGGAGACGAATGGCGACCGGACCGACGCACGCTATGACCGGCCTCGCGGCGTGGGCGACCGTGACCGCGCTCGCCGACACGCACGCGATCGGCCAGATCTCGGCGAAGACGTGGATCGTCGGCGCGACCCTCGCCTCCGGCGCGGCACTGCTCCCGGACATCGACCATCCGTCGTCCACGGTGGCGAGAACGTTCGGCGGCCTCTCGCGGGGCGTCTCCGGGCTGCTCTCCGGCATCAGCGGGTTCCTCTACCGCCTCACCCGCACCAGCAAGGACACCGACCGGTCCGGCACCCACCGGGGGTTCACGCACACCGTCGTGTTCGCCGTGCTCATGGGTCTCGGCACCACCGCGATCGTGCAAGCGGGCGAGAGCACCGCCATCGGGATCCTGATGTTCGTCTTCGCCGGTCTCGCCGTGCGCGGCATCATGCACGTGTGGCATCCGAGGCAGGACGCCCTGCTCATCACGATCGTCTCACTCGGACTGACCTTCGCGTGCCTGCGCTGGGCCGGCGATCAACCGACCGACGCGGCGGCCTTCGGGGTCGCGGTCATGGTCGGGTGCGTCGCGCACTTCGTGGGCGACGCGATCACCGAGCAAGGCTGCCCGATGCTGTGGCCGATGCCGCTGGGCGGCAAGACCTGGTTCCCGGTGGCGCCGCCGAAACCGCTGCGGATGCGCACCGGCGGCAAGGTCGAGATGGTGCTCGTCGGCCCCGGGCTCACCCTCGTCGCAGCCGTACTCTCCACGGTGGTGCTCTTCCGCATCGGAGCCGCGCCGTGGCTCGCCCAGCTCGACCTACCACCGGAGGTCATGTCCTGGATAGCGCCTTCTGCCTGAGCCGAGCGCGGCCATCCCGGTTACCCAGCGTTGCGCCGAACGGTGCTCGGTACGGTGAGCGCACTCGACGCCGCCCCGAGGCGTCCCCTGACTCTCCGGAGGAGACATGCGAGCCCGCAAGCAGCTCGTCGTGTTGGCACTGGCGTTGCCGCTGACCGCCGGAGTCGCCGCGTGCGGCTCCGAAGCCCAGCAGACCGCCGACACGGCACAGACCTGCCTGGAAGCGACCCGCATCGCGAACTTCACGCCCAACTGGAACGACGCGGAACAGGCGAAGACCGAGGCTCAGCAGAAGGCGGACGAGGTCGCCGGGCTCGCCGAACAGGCGGGCGACGCGACGATCCGCGAGCACCTCACGAACGTGCAGAACTCGCTGCAGAAGGTCGCCGACGGCCAGGTCAAGGCCGAGGAGACCGGTGCGTGGATCCAGGAGCAGTACCGGAACTACGAAGCACTCACCGCCGCCTGCACCGGCGGAGGCTGAGTCCATCCGGCCTCAGAGTGCATTGTGGGAACTGGGTAGGTGGTCCATAACCGCCGCCCCAGTTCGCGCCTCGCGGCGTTGGATCCCACGTCCGCGTGAGGCGGGCCCCACAGCCGGTCCGCACCCTCTACCCTGGCCGCACCGGGGAGGTGAGGGGCGTGAAGGCAACCGTTGGCGACCAGCTCCACGTACACGGCCGCACCGTCGGCGAATACGACCGCACCGGCGTGATCCTCGAGGTCCGCGGGGAGGACGGCGCCCCGCCGTATCTCGTGCGTTTCGACGACGGCCACGAACGCCTCGTCTACCCCGGTAGCGACTCCGAGGTCGAGACCGGCTGAAGCCGTACCCACCGCGCCGGAACTCGGCACGGTACCCCGATGGCCTGCGCCGACGTGCGCGATCATCCACACAGGACGCCACTTCGCACGGTCGTGTCGATCACTCCGCGGGCACCCTTTACAGTGTGCAGTGCGCCGCGTCGCCCTCGCTGCCCCACCGAGCCACCCGCAGCCCGGCGCGGGCGTGCCAGGACCTCGGCGCGGCTGGAGACGACCGGCACGGGTGCGAGGAGGCGGTGACGTGCTGCAGGAAGGTCAACAGACCGACGAGCCACAGGACCTGACGGTCCTGTTCACCGAAGGCTCCGTCGCGCACACCCCGGCGGTGCCGCTGCCGGCAGGCGAGATCCTCACCGAGCAATCGGCTCGAACCGGTGGCGCCCCCGAGGCGCAGGCGCTGTGCTGGATCAGCGACGACGTGCCGTCGGCACGGCTGCTCGCCGCGCTGCGCGCCGACCATCGGCGCACCGGGCTGTGGCCGCTGCTGGTCGTCGACGACGACGAGGTCTACGGCGATCGCTGCACGGTCGGCGTCGTCCCTCCCGAGCCGATCGAGCACGTCGACCGGTGGAACGCCGCGGACGTGATGAGCCGGATCTGGAACGGACTGTGCCAGGCCGACAACGACCTCGGGCCCGCCTACCCCCCGGAGACGCTCCAGCCGTTCGACGAAGTCTGCCCGGGGCTCGCCATGTCCGGGAACCTGTTGGCGGACCCGGACATTCTCGCCAATCAGCAGGCGCACCGGTTCGTCGACGAGTCGACGCGGCTCGCGCTGGTCCCCGTCGACCGGGGAGCCGACGCGCTCACCACGCTCGGCTGGTCCGGGGCGGCCAACCACGTGTCCCGCACCGCGGGTCTCTCGGCGATGCTGCGCAGCTGGGAAGAGCGTTTCGGCGCCCGCATCCTGCGGCTCGGGCCGGATCGGCTCGACGTCAGCGTCGCCGCGCCCCCGCAGGAAGGCGCGCACGCCGCGGCCGTGGCCGCCGAACACTGGACGTTCTGCCCCGACCGGGTCCTGCAGGACGCCGACGGCATCGGTGAGTACGCCACCGAGATCCGCGGCAGGCGCACCTGGTCCTTCTGGTGGGAGTGACGCGTTCCGAGGGTGTGCGGGTTGATGTGCGTGCGTGGTTCCGTGGCGGAACCTCACCTCGCGGCCTGCTGCGGATCGTCGACATCGAGTAGCCACCTACACAACGTCGACGCTGTCCCAATCAGCTACGAGGTGAGAACCCGCCGCCGGTGCCCGGCCTGCGTAACCGGTGGAACGCTTTCGTCGTGTCGTGTCAGCGGCGGAGCCGCTGAGCAGTCACCACGCACGCACCCCGACCACCCGCGGGTTCTCAGCGCCCTCCTCGCGAGGACAGCGGTTTCGCCGCGTAGGCCGCTACTCAAGAAACCGATCCCGCAGCGAGGAGGGCGCTGAGGTTCCGCCACGGAACCACCCACGCAGACCAACCCCCGCGCCCTTCAAGCCGGGAAGGTCAGTCGAAGTCGAGGGGGCCACCTTCGATCGTGAAGGCCAGAAAAAGCACCAGCGTACCGAGGCCCGAGTACAGCAGGATGTCCACGGCCCGGCTGCGAATGCCGAGCAGCCCGACCTGGTCGGGGGAGAACACCGCCCGCAGTACCGCCGCGAGCACCAGCGCACCGCCGAGCAACGTCGCACCCTCGCGCCAGTGCTGCATCGCCACGCGCAGGAGCGCGACCAGCACCACGAAGGCGACGACACCGAACGGCACGTGCACCGCCGCGCGTGCTCGCCGGTCGGAGCGCTCGTTCACGACGCCACCTCTCCGCACGTGTGTCAGGACGCCCGCTCGGCCGCCTCGACGACGTTGGTCATCAGCATCGCCCGCGTCATCGGCCCCACACCGCCCGGGTTCGGCGAGAGGAATCCGGCGACCTCCGCGACGTCCGGGTGCACGTCCCCGGCCAGTGCCCCGTCTTCGGTGCGGGAGACACCGACGTCCAGTACGGCGGCACCGGGTTTGACCATGTCCGGCATCACCAGGTGGCGCACGCCGGCGGCGGCGACGACAACGTCCGCGCGGGCGATCTCGGCGGCGACGTCCTTCGTGCCGGTGTGGCACGAGGTGACCGTCGCGTTCTCGCTGCGGCGTGTCAGCAGCAGACCGATCGAGCGGCCCACGGTGATGCCGCGGCCGATCACGGTGACGTTCGCCCCGTTGAGCTCGACGTCGTGACGCCGCAGCAGTTCGATGATGCCGCGCGGAGTGCAGGGCAGCGGCGCGGCCTCGTTGAGCACCAGCCGCCCGAGGCTCACCGGGGCGAGGCCGTCGGCGTCCTTGGCCGGGTCGATGCGCTCCAGCAGCGGGCCGGTGTCGAGCTGCTTCGGCAGCGGCAACTGGACGATGTAACCGGTGCAGGCGGGGTCGGCGTTGAGCTCGTCGATCGCGGTCTCGACGTCGGCCTGCGTGGCGTCGGCGGGCAGGTCCTTGCGCAGCGAGGTGATGCCGACCTTCGCGCAGTCGTTGTGCTTGGCGCGAACGTAGGAATGCGAACCGGGGTCGTCACCGACGAGGACGGTGCCGAGGCCGGGCGTCCGGCCTTGTTCGGCGAGTGCGGCGACCCGCGGTCGCAGCTCGTCGAAGATCGCGTCCTTGGTGGCCCTGCCGTCCAGCATCGTCGCGCTCACGATGATTCATCCTCGCAGACTCCCCGCGGAGGTACCCGTGCCGGTCCTCGTCGGCTCGGGTAGCACGGCCACCACCACGGCCAGGAACGTCAGGCCGATGCCGACCAGTGTCGAGGTGTGCACCACGGTTCCCGGTGCCGGCAGGAGCAGGTCGAGCAGCAGGGCCCCGCTGAGCTGTCCGGCGATCATGGCCATGCTCAGCAGCAGAACCCCGGTGTAGCGGACGAAGACGACGGCGCCGCCGATGACGAAGATCCCGATCGGGCCGCCCACGTACAGCCACCACTCGCCCGGCAGCGGGTTCGGCGTCGCGCCGGTCGCCAGGTGTGCGCCGAAGGCGAGCACCAGCGCGGCCGTTCCGACCGCGAAGTTCACGGTGGTCGCCGACACCGTCGAGCCTGCCGTGTAGCGCACGCGTCCGTTCACGGCCTGCTGCCAGGCGATGCCGACACCCGCGAGTGCGGGCAGCAGCACGAGCCAGCTCGCCCGGCCGCCGTCCAGTTCCGCGGAGACCGCGATGACCACCGAGACGATCGCGAGCCCCGCACCGGCGAACCGGGTCACGGTGACTGTCCGGGGACCTCCCGGTCCGAGGCCGAACCGGTCGACGACGAGTCCGCTGGTGACCTGTCCGGCGACGACGCCGACCGTGAACAGCGCGACCCCGAGCATCCCCACGGTGGAACTCTGCGTGAACACGAGGAATCCGCCGCACACACCGCCGAGGCAGTGCCACGGCCGCAACCCGCCTCCGGGCTCGCGTACCTCTGTCACCAGTCGTCGCATGCCCGCGCGGGCCGACGGCATCGCGAGCGAGAGCACGATCAGGACGATCAACCCGGCGGAGAACGAGACGACGGCGGCGGCGAGCCCGTCACCGAGGCGAGTCCCGAGGGTCCCGTTGATCCGGGACTGGATCGCGAGGATCAAGCCACAGCCCGCCGCGCCGACCAAGCCGAGCGTGCGACGGACCGGGGTCTTCTGCTGCGTGGTGTCGGCCGGACTGGTCACGGGGTGACAGTGTGCTCCTGCGCGGGCCCGCCCGGCGAGGTCGTGAGGTTGTGAGCTTCGTTGTTGTGAGCTTCGTTGCGGTGCCGCAGTACGAGCAGCGCGGCGCACAGCACGAACAGCGCGGCCGTCCCGGCGGCGGCAGCGGGCCCGGCGCTGTCCAGCCATGCGCCCGCGATCGGCGACGCGGCCGTGGCGCCCGCCGTCGTCGCGGTCGTGAACCAGCCGAACGCCTCCGTCCTGCGGTGCACCGGAACCGTGTCGGCCAACCTGCTGTTCGCCGCGGCCAGCGTCGGCGCGATCGCCGCCCCACCGAGGAAGAGGATCACGCAGACCACCCACGGCTCACCGGTCCCGGCGACCGGCGGCAGCGCCGGAACGAGCACGACCAACCCGGCGGCGGAAGCCAGGGCTCGCCGCCACAGTCTCGGCGCGCCGCTCCGGCCGCCCATCACGAGCCCACCGGTGAGCGACCCGAACGCCCACACCGCGGCGAGCACGCCTGCGAGCGCAGGCTCACCCCGCTCGCGAGCCCAGCCGATCATCACCAGGTCGGTCATCACGAGACCAGCGACGAGCAACGCGCCGAACACGAGCAGCGCCGCGAATCCGGGCGTCGTGAACAGACTCGACGTCGTGCGCCTGCCGGTGTCGGTGTGCTGCTCGTGGACGGTGTGCGCGAGCCCGGACCTGCTCAGCACCACTGCGAAGGCGGCCGCCCCGACGGCTGCGGTTCCCGCGCACGCCAGACCGGCCACCACCGGCCCCGCGAACGCGATCAGGAACGCCACGAGCACGGGCGCGACGATGAACAGCAGCTCCTGCAGGGTCGCCTCGATCGCGTACGCCGCTTCCCTCGCCTGGCGACCGCAGATCTCCGGCCAGATCGCCCGCATCACCGGGCCGACCGGCGGCAGGAACAGTCCGGTGATGGTCGCGACCGGCGCCAACGCGGGCCACCACTGCGGGTCCAGTACGCCCGGCTGGGCGAGCAACGACAGAGCGGCCAGGCCCGTCGCGTGCACGCTGACCGTCTTGAGCAACAGCTTCGGCCGCGACTGCCGGTCGGCGGCACGCCCACGCAGCGGACCCGCGATGCCCTGCCCCACCAGCATCGCCGCACCGAGGACGCCACCGGTGACGTACGCGCCGGTCCAGTCCGCGACGAGGAACGTCAGCGCGATCGGCACCGCAGGCAGGTGCAGGCGCCCCAGCAGCCCGAAAGCCATGAGCCAGGCAGCGTTCGGCACCTCGGCGAGCAGGCGTTAGGGGCGGAGCACGGTTCTCACCCTGCGCTCGACGCCGTGGCGCTGACCAACTCTTTTCCGGCGCCGCACGACCGCCGACATCGACCACCCGACCGGCTATGATCTCTACCACTTCACGCGCGCGAGGGGCTGCGGAAGTCGCCCTGGACGAGTGATGTTGCACAGCACGATCCGCGGGCAGGCTCTGCAGCGGATCACTACCGGCCCCGAAGGCCACGGACGGACATCCGGGTCACCCCGAACGGATACCGTGCACGGCACGAGGGGCCCACAGCGCGTCGCACGTCGAGTAGCGTTCCGGCGGGGTGGGATCGGTGGACCTGGTTGAGAGGGGGAGGATGTCACCCATGTCGCGTCCGACAGCGATCAGTCCGGAAGAGCAGGAACAGACAGCCCGCAGGATCGGCGTGCTGTTGTTGCAGGCGGCTCCCGAGAACTGGCAGCAGATCACGGTGGAGTACCGGGCGACCGGCGAGTACCGCGACCTGCTCGGTGAGGTGACCACGGGAGAAGGCGGTACCCACCCGTGGGAGCCGCCGGAAGACCTGCACGGCATCTTCGAGCAGCTCCGGGACGGGATGTACCGCCCGGACGTGGGGACGTGGCTCAGTGCCCTCTACGTGGTGGAGCGCCCGTCGAGCTACCGCATCGACATCAACTTCGACACCGAGCCGCAGTGGCGGCAGCCGCTGCCGCGCGCCGCGTACGCCGACGAGCTGCGTCGCTACCCGCGCACCGACGACAACGTTCCGGAGTGGATGCGCGAGAAACTCGACGGCGCCCCTTCTCCCGCCGAAGCCGCCGCGGCACCGGGCCCCGAGAGCGCCGCGGCCCCGGCTTCCGGTGCCGCCGTCACCGATCAGACCACTCCCGGGCTCTCGGCACCGGCCGCGCTGCGCACGGCCGAGGTCTTCGAGGGACGTGACGAGCAGGGACGACCGGTGATCGACCGACGTGAACCGATCCCCTCCGGCGAGGTCGCCGCGCTGCGCCAGTACCTCGAAACCGCGCCCGTGGTGCACACGAGCGACGCGACGGAGGACGAACTCGACGCGGAGGCGGGCGACGCCGTGCCGCCCACGTGGCACACCGACGGCACCTGGGTGTGGTCGGCGGCGGTGCCGTACTACTTCGCGCAGTACGGCGTGCCCCCGCAGGACGAGCTGATCGGCCACGCCCGCTCGCGCGGCTTCGCGCTGCCCGAACTCACCGAGGCGACCCGCCAGGCGGCGGCGGAGCAGGCCGCGGCGGCCGCCCCCGCGCCGCCGGTCCGGGCCGCCTCGCCGGACCAGGCCGCGCCGATGGCCGAGCCCACCGGTGCGGACGGCGGCTCCACCGCTGGTATGGCCGCGGGTGGTGTCGCCGCCGCCGGAGTCGGAGCGGTCGCTGCCGGTGCGGCTTACGCGGGTGCGTCGGATCGGGGCGAGCCACGCCCCGCCTCCTTCGACGACCGGAATCCTGCGAACGCAGATCCGGTGAACACGGCCTCGGACGACGGTGCGAACCACGCGGTCGCGCAGGACGACGCGATGGACCGCGGGTCCGCCGACAGTGGCGTCCCGGCGAGTCCGGCCTTCATGGGCACCGGAGCCCCACATGATGGTCTCGCCACTGGGAACCCGGACGCCGGCCTCGACACCGAGGAGCCCGACGCGGGTGGTGCCCTCGGTAGCGAGGAAGAACTGGCCGAGCGCGATCAGCCCGAGAACGAGGTCGAGGCCGCGTTCGCGCGCCTGCACGACAAGCTCGCCGAGCAGGCGGTTCCCTCCGAGACTTACCGGCTCGGCAGCCACGATCCGAGCGCCTGGTGCCTGATCCGCGACGACCTCGACTGGATCGTCGTCGGTCCTGCCGACGACCGGGGTGAGACGCGGTTCTCCCGTGCCGACCAGGCAGCCGCCTTCCTCCTCGGCAGCGTCCTCATGTCGCCTGCGGCCACTGCGAGCGACGAGCTCGACAGCGAACCCGACGACCTCGCCACGCCGGAGTCGGACGCAGGACATGACACAACCGCGCCGGCGGACACCGCGGAGTCCGGTAGCACCACCGCCGCCGAACCCGCGCTCGCGGAAGCAGCCGTCGATACGGACGATCTCGACTCGAACGGTGCCGAATCCGGCAGTGCTGAATCCGGCAGGGCCGGTGTGGCCGGCGCTGGCCTCGCCGCTGCGGGGCTCGCCGGAGCCGGTGTGGCAGGCGCTCGTTACGGCAGTGCCGAACCGGACGGTCCGGAATCCGACCGTGCCGACCAGTCGGGAGTCGATCAAGCCGGGGTCGAAGAGCCCGCCGTCGACCAGCGTGAACCCGAACGGCCCGGTGTCGAAGCACCCGCGAACGAGGAGCCGGTCTCGGAACCTGTGCGGGAACCCGCCGCAGCGGATGCCGTCCCCGCGTCCGCCTCCGCCACGGCCCTCGACGCCCGCTCCGACGCGGTTCCCGGCGACCCCGAGCCCGTCGGGACGTCGGCCACCACGGCCGATGCCGACGAAGCGGATCCCGGCCAGAGCCTGTCCGGTCTGCCGCAACGCACCCCGCAAGCCCCGCCGCAGCCGACCGGTGGGCACTTCCTGTTCACCGCGAACCAAGACCCGGACGTCGAGCGTCCGAGTGATCTGCCCCCGGCTCACCCGGACGGCACCACGGTCGGTCCGCACGACGACGACACGACGCGCCGTCCGGCCCCGTCGTCCGGTGAGGACGCCTCCGCGCCGGGCGCACAGCAGGACGTCGCGGGCGGCCCCGGTGGTCTGCCGAAGCGTCAGCCTCGGGGTGAACGCCCGCAGGCTCCGCCGCAGCCGGGGCCCGGTACTCCGGCGCAACCGGGTCCCGGTGGCCCCGGCCCGGCCGGGGGCGCGGATCGCCGTCCCGGACCGAGCGGTCCCGGTATGGCTCCGCCGCCCGGTGCGGTTCCGCCGCCGCCTGCCGCGCAGCGTCCGCCACACGGCGCGCCGCAAGGTCCGCCCCCGGGCGCTCCGTACGGCGGACCGCAGGGTTCCCCGCAGCAGCAACCGGCTCAGCAGCCGGTCGGCAATGCGCAGCAGATCCAGCCGTTGCAGGGCGAACCGCCGTTGACGCTCTACCGGGACCGCAGGCCGATCGTGCTGCAACCGGGAACCGACATCGACCGCTTCGGCGATGCCGCGGGCAACGTCACCTACGCCATCCGGACGCCGTACAGCCGTCGCTCGCTGCCCCCGCAGTGGTCGTCGCGGCCGTACCACGCCTTCCGGGTGCAGCGGCCGATGCACGTGCTGCGCGGCACCGCCGTGCCGTGGTTCGAGCAGCCCGGAGGCGGAACGGCGTTCGTGCTTCCCGGTGCGATCAGCGACCTGATCACCGACGGCACGATCGTCGAGCTACAGGGTCCGGACGCGCAGCGCCCACCGATGGAGTGACCGACAGATCGTGACGGGGTCCCCGGGATGTGTTCCGGGGACCCCGTCGTCCATCAGTCCACGCGCAGTCCTCGGGCGACCGCGTAGGCGACCGCGGTCATCTCGTCCACCCGCACCTCCGAGAGCACGGCTTGCACCAGTCCGTCCGCGTCGATGCGGGCGCCGCGCAGGTCGGCCCGGTCCAGCCGCGTTCCGAGTAGTCGCGCGCCACCGAGGTCGGCCTCGCGCAGGTCGCAGTCCCGCAGGTCGCCGTCGCTGAGATTGGCTTCCCGGAAGCGGATTCCCCGCAGGTCGGACCCGGTGAGCACGACACGCCCCATGCCCACGAGCGTCAGATCCGTCTCCCGCACGGTCCACGGCCGGATGCGACAGTCCACGAAGCTGGACCCGAGCAGACTGCATCCGTCCCATGTGGATCCGATGAGCACGGTGCGATCGAAGGTGCAGGAACGCAGTGCCGTCGCCCGGTGCGCGGACTCGCCGAGATCGGCGCGGCGGAACGTGCAGTCGGTGAAGACGCAGTTGCGGGTGCGCAGGCCGTGCAGGTCGGCATCGGTGAAGTCGCACTCCCGGAACTCGGTGTCCTGCCACTCCTGATCGACGAGGACCGCGTCGGCGAAGTCCTCACCGACCACGAGCTCGGTACCTTCTGCGCCTGCCGTGTCGCGTGCGCCTTCTCCGCTGCCCTGTTCCACCCTCGGCACGGTCCCATATCGGCCCGGCATTCAGGCTGACGTGCGAAAGGGTCAGTGCCTGTCTGTGCTCTTGTTCTAATGCCCGTCAGGGCATGGTCTCGCGTGCTCAGTCCGGGCACGGTGAGGGGCTCCGGCGTGGAGTTCGCGCCTCGCAAGGCAGGGGTTCTCGCCGCGTACACCTGAGGACCCCAACGCCGCGAGGCACGAACTGGGACGGCGGCACCGGACCACCCACCCGAGTTCCACAATGCATCTCAGGGAACCACGACGACGGGCCGGACGGCTTCCACGACAAGAGTGGCGGGGACGGTCCCCAACAGGCCCCCGCGCCGCCGCGAACGCCCGACCACGATGAGGTCCGCGCGGTACTGCTCGGCGACCTGCTCCAGACCGACCGCAGGATCCCCCCGGTGGTGCACGAAGTCCCAGTCGACGTCGATGCCCCGCAGGTAGTCCACGACCTCGTGCCGCAGCTCCTCGACGAGACTCTCGGCCGCTTCACTGGCCACCGCGACCCCCATCGGTGACCAATAGGCGACCCCACCGACGGTCTCGACGAACACGAGCACGAGACGGGCGTGATCGCGCCGTGCCAGCCCGGCCGCCCATGCCGCGGCGTGGAAACTCGCCGGACTCCCGTCCATCCCGACGACGATCCCGCCGAGCCCGTCCTTGCCCAGCTCGAAGCTGTGTCGTGTGTAGTCGTCTCCGGCCACGCGTCGAGGGTAGTGGGCGCGCCGCTCGCGCTCCGGGCGGTGCGACACTCGGCGCGTGAGCAGCTCACTCGAACAGCGTGTCCTGGACGCCGTGGACCTCGACGAGATCGTCGCCGACCTCGCGGAACTCGTCGCCATCCCCAGCGTCGGCGGTAGCCGCGCGGAGGCGGAAGTGCAGACGTGGTGCGCGGACCGTCTCCGCTCGCTCGACTTCGAGGTCGACCACTGGCGCGTAAACCTCGCCGAGCTCACCGCACAGCCCGGATTCCCCGGGCAGGAGGTCGAACGGGACGAGGCGTCCGGCTGCGTCGGGGTGCTCGGTGGCACCTCGAGCGACCCGGCGCTGGTGTTCTGCGGCCACACCGACGTGGTCCCGCCCGGTGACCTCGACCGGTGGCCCGACCGCGACCCGTACACGGTGCGCGCCGACGGTGACGTCCTCGCCGGGCGCGGCACCTGCGACATGAAGGGCGGACTCGCGGCGGTGTTCGGGGCGGTGAGCGCCCTGCGACGCGCCGGAGTTCGCCCGGCACGCCCGCTGGCCGTGCACACCGTCGTCGGCGAGGAGGACGGCGGTCTCGGTGCGTTCGCGACGCTACGGCGCGGCCATCGTGGACAGGCGTGCGTACTGGCGGAACCGAGTTCCGGCACGATCGTCGCCGCCAACGGCGGATCACTGACCTTCCGCCTGGAGGTCACCGGCCACAGCACCCACGGCTCCACCCGCACCCGAGGCGTCAACGCGGTCGAGAAGCTGGCCGAGCTGTTGCCAGCGTTGCGCGACCTCGAAGCACGACGGAACGCGAACCCGGATCCGCTGCTCGCGCACCTCG
Coding sequences within it:
- a CDS encoding TNT domain-containing protein, which translates into the protein MSRPTAISPEEQEQTARRIGVLLLQAAPENWQQITVEYRATGEYRDLLGEVTTGEGGTHPWEPPEDLHGIFEQLRDGMYRPDVGTWLSALYVVERPSSYRIDINFDTEPQWRQPLPRAAYADELRRYPRTDDNVPEWMREKLDGAPSPAEAAAAPGPESAAAPASGAAVTDQTTPGLSAPAALRTAEVFEGRDEQGRPVIDRREPIPSGEVAALRQYLETAPVVHTSDATEDELDAEAGDAVPPTWHTDGTWVWSAAVPYYFAQYGVPPQDELIGHARSRGFALPELTEATRQAAAEQAAAAAPAPPVRAASPDQAAPMAEPTGADGGSTAGMAAGGVAAAGVGAVAAGAAYAGASDRGEPRPASFDDRNPANADPVNTASDDGANHAVAQDDAMDRGSADSGVPASPAFMGTGAPHDGLATGNPDAGLDTEEPDAGGALGSEEELAERDQPENEVEAAFARLHDKLAEQAVPSETYRLGSHDPSAWCLIRDDLDWIVVGPADDRGETRFSRADQAAAFLLGSVLMSPAATASDELDSEPDDLATPESDAGHDTTAPADTAESGSTTAAEPALAEAAVDTDDLDSNGAESGSAESGRAGVAGAGLAAAGLAGAGVAGARYGSAEPDGPESDRADQSGVDQAGVEEPAVDQREPERPGVEAPANEEPVSEPVREPAAADAVPASASATALDARSDAVPGDPEPVGTSATTADADEADPGQSLSGLPQRTPQAPPQPTGGHFLFTANQDPDVERPSDLPPAHPDGTTVGPHDDDTTRRPAPSSGEDASAPGAQQDVAGGPGGLPKRQPRGERPQAPPQPGPGTPAQPGPGGPGPAGGADRRPGPSGPGMAPPPGAVPPPPAAQRPPHGAPQGPPPGAPYGGPQGSPQQQPAQQPVGNAQQIQPLQGEPPLTLYRDRRPIVLQPGTDIDRFGDAAGNVTYAIRTPYSRRSLPPQWSSRPYHAFRVQRPMHVLRGTAVPWFEQPGGGTAFVLPGAISDLITDGTIVELQGPDAQRPPME
- a CDS encoding pentapeptide repeat-containing protein; this translates as MEQGSGEGARDTAGAEGTELVVGEDFADAVLVDQEWQDTEFRECDFTDADLHGLRTRNCVFTDCTFRRADLGESAHRATALRSCTFDRTVLIGSTWDGCSLLGSSFVDCRIRPWTVRETDLTLVGMGRVVLTGSDLRGIRFREANLSDGDLRDCDLREADLGGARLLGTRLDRADLRGARIDADGLVQAVLSEVRVDEMTAVAYAVARGLRVD
- a CDS encoding universal stress protein, translated to MAGDDYTRHSFELGKDGLGGIVVGMDGSPASFHAAAWAAGLARRDHARLVLVFVETVGGVAYWSPMGVAVASEAAESLVEELRHEVVDYLRGIDVDWDFVHHRGDPAVGLEQVAEQYRADLIVVGRSRRRGGLLGTVPATLVVEAVRPVVVVP
- a CDS encoding ArgE/DapE family deacylase, coding for MSSSLEQRVLDAVDLDEIVADLAELVAIPSVGGSRAEAEVQTWCADRLRSLDFEVDHWRVNLAELTAQPGFPGQEVERDEASGCVGVLGGTSSDPALVFCGHTDVVPPGDLDRWPDRDPYTVRADGDVLAGRGTCDMKGGLAAVFGAVSALRRAGVRPARPLAVHTVVGEEDGGLGAFATLRRGHRGQACVLAEPSSGTIVAANGGSLTFRLEVTGHSTHGSTRTRGVNAVEKLAELLPALRDLEARRNANPDPLLAHLDVPYPLSVGSVRAGDWASTVPDLAVAEGRYGVRLDEDLDTARKEFTDAVEHACARDTWLRENPVRVTWPGGTFASGRLPAGHDLLNSTVGAVQDAGGPPPPVLGAPYGTDLRLYAAAGVPTLQFGPGDIEYAHSHDEHVTRGELEHTARTYALLALRRCGAA